In a genomic window of Flavobacterium sp. KACC 22761:
- a CDS encoding HAMP domain-containing sensor histidine kinase yields MDIRKKITFNYVALSTFSTLLLCIIVFVLFRENNRYHFLKRLEDRAKIVASIHFQKDPEKIKYYSNLKKNGLEELIEEEEYVLKINSANSFDYNTKLNLPNEFYTNILNTGKDYFEVNSKYYLGQVFTESNQKYIVIIGARDRRGKTTSIYIIKILLFGGIGFVLLAFFLGRFLAKRVIDPVARITKEVNRISASNLHNRLPEVKNSDEISDLTHTFNDMLDRLETSFEIQANFINNASHELKTPITTIIAEAEIMLLKERQVSEYIESLQNIYSQASRLGNLTESLLKLTQTGYDGKKQVLDIARIDELLLDVKSDLDKIYPDNRVSIKLNFAPKDSNLLLIPCNKPLLELAINNIITNGVKYSDNNEVFVTLSANKESIKIAINDIGIGIPPEDIPHLYEPFFRGKIATKYIGYGLGLPLASKIIRMHDGEIQVQSEQNKGTIVTIIFNKSKLKKNNIKNSNVES; encoded by the coding sequence ATGGATATAAGAAAAAAAATTACGTTCAATTATGTAGCTTTATCGACCTTTAGTACGTTATTGTTATGTATTATAGTTTTTGTTTTATTTAGAGAAAATAACCGATATCACTTTTTAAAAAGGTTGGAAGACCGTGCTAAAATTGTAGCTTCAATTCATTTTCAAAAAGATCCCGAAAAAATAAAATACTACAGCAATCTAAAAAAAAATGGATTGGAAGAACTTATTGAAGAAGAAGAATATGTTCTTAAAATAAACAGTGCCAATAGTTTTGATTACAATACAAAACTGAATTTACCCAACGAGTTTTATACCAACATTCTAAATACCGGAAAAGATTATTTTGAAGTCAACAGTAAGTATTATTTAGGTCAGGTTTTTACAGAAAGCAATCAAAAATATATTGTTATTATTGGTGCAAGAGATCGAAGAGGAAAAACGACGAGCATTTATATTATAAAAATATTGCTTTTTGGCGGTATCGGATTTGTGCTTCTGGCTTTCTTTTTAGGGCGTTTTTTAGCAAAAAGAGTCATTGATCCTGTTGCGAGAATTACAAAAGAAGTAAACCGAATCAGTGCGTCAAATCTTCATAATAGATTGCCAGAAGTTAAAAATTCAGATGAAATTTCAGATCTGACGCATACTTTTAATGATATGTTAGATCGATTGGAAACTTCGTTTGAAATTCAGGCCAATTTCATAAATAATGCTTCGCACGAACTAAAAACCCCAATTACGACTATTATTGCCGAGGCGGAAATTATGCTTTTAAAAGAGCGTCAGGTTTCTGAGTATATTGAATCGTTGCAAAATATATACAGTCAAGCATCTAGATTAGGAAATTTGACAGAAAGTTTGCTGAAGCTGACACAAACGGGCTACGATGGAAAAAAACAGGTTTTGGATATTGCCAGAATTGATGAACTTTTATTAGATGTAAAATCTGATTTGGATAAAATTTATCCGGACAATCGCGTGAGCATCAAACTTAACTTTGCGCCAAAAGATTCTAATTTACTTTTAATTCCTTGCAATAAACCGCTTTTAGAATTGGCAATCAATAATATTATTACCAACGGAGTGAAATATTCTGATAATAATGAGGTGTTTGTAACACTTTCTGCCAATAAGGAATCGATTAAAATTGCGATCAATGATATCGGAATTGGGATTCCGCCAGAAGATATTCCGCATTTGTATGAACCTTTCTTTAGAGGAAAAATTGCGACTAAATACATTGGTTATGGTTTAGGACTTCCTTTGGCATCAAAAATCATTCGTATGCACGACGGAGAAATCCAGGTACAGTCTGAACAAAATAAAGGAACAATAGTTACCATTATTTTCAATAAATCAAAACTCAAGAAAAACAACATTAAAAATTCTAATGTTGAATCTTAG
- a CDS encoding Crp/Fnr family transcriptional regulator, translating into MKNSRLVNLIREIIAIDDTDMVLMENFFESVCCEKGQLLEVENKPTKYLYFINSGFIRIFYNEEGSQITTHINCPSGFISSFNSFINGTNSTDNIECITSCEVLRITKSNLDLLCQESQKWADFARITYEQSVIYNEQRTKDIINLSAEERYLKLLKDNTDIIQNVPLQYIASFIGIKPESLSRIRKKLIS; encoded by the coding sequence ATGAAGAATAGCAGACTTGTAAATTTAATCCGTGAAATTATTGCCATAGATGATACAGATATGGTTTTGATGGAAAACTTTTTTGAGTCTGTGTGTTGTGAAAAAGGACAGTTATTGGAGGTAGAGAATAAGCCTACAAAATATCTGTATTTCATCAATTCAGGTTTTATTCGGATTTTTTATAATGAAGAAGGAAGTCAGATTACCACACATATTAATTGTCCGTCAGGTTTCATCTCGTCTTTTAATAGCTTTATAAACGGTACAAATTCAACGGATAATATAGAGTGCATTACTTCTTGTGAAGTGCTGAGAATTACCAAAAGCAATCTCGACCTTTTATGTCAGGAAAGTCAAAAATGGGCAGATTTTGCCAGAATAACCTATGAACAATCCGTTATTTATAATGAACAGCGAACAAAAGACATTATTAATTTGTCTGCTGAAGAACGTTATTTAAAATTACTCAAAGATAATACTGATATTATTCAAAATGTTCCACTTCAATATATAGCTTCTTTTATTGGGATAAAACCTGAAAGTTTAAGCCGAATCAGGAAAAAGCTTATTTCCTAA
- a CDS encoding response regulator transcription factor translates to MKLLIVEDEPNLLSILRKGFAENNNEVSVALDGKTALEMIHNYHFDVIVLDVMLPDINGIEICRRLRASKNFVPILLLTALGTSENIVTGLNAGADDYLVKPFKFGELDARVNALHRRANQDNEKIDKIIIGDLEIDGKAKAVKRGGEQIVLTAKEFKLLYYLARNAGRIVSRDQILDNVWDINFDMNTNVVDVYINYLRKKIDKPYKIKLIHTMKGLGYVIQL, encoded by the coding sequence ATGAAGTTACTAATAGTCGAAGACGAACCAAATCTTTTGTCGATTTTACGAAAAGGATTTGCTGAAAACAACAACGAAGTAAGTGTGGCGCTCGATGGCAAAACGGCTCTCGAAATGATTCACAATTACCACTTCGATGTTATCGTTTTAGATGTTATGCTTCCGGATATTAACGGAATTGAAATTTGCCGGAGACTTCGCGCTAGCAAAAACTTCGTGCCGATATTGCTTTTGACAGCTTTAGGAACTTCTGAAAATATTGTAACGGGCTTAAATGCCGGAGCCGATGATTATCTAGTAAAGCCTTTTAAATTTGGAGAACTTGATGCCAGAGTTAATGCTTTACATCGAAGAGCCAATCAGGACAATGAAAAAATTGATAAAATTATAATTGGAGATTTGGAAATTGACGGAAAAGCCAAAGCGGTAAAGAGAGGTGGAGAACAAATTGTGTTAACGGCCAAAGAATTTAAATTACTCTATTATTTAGCCAGAAATGCTGGAAGAATAGTTTCCCGTGACCAAATTTTGGATAATGTCTGGGATATTAATTTTGATATGAACACAAATGTTGTAGATGTTTACATCAATTATTTGAGAAAGAAAATTGACAAACCTTATAAAATCAAACTTATTCATACCATGAAAGGTTTGGGTTATGTTATACAGCTATAA
- a CDS encoding DUF6377 domain-containing protein: MFFTFLLSFPTFALDSEDVILAKLNDALKNKQHYVKLKEERILNFKKIKSEGLTPEQEYNYNKTLYLEYQKFNSDSAIRYVKKNVRIAETLQNKALLNLAQLELVTLYSSSGKYRESEAILKSINKKALSPDLVPNYYISYREFFEHYAANSYNEEYRQQIAKYRDSLLMVLKPNTLDYKINRITQDIFLKKYINTEKQLKALLKVTKEDNPQYAMITYLLAKIYEATNNLEFRKIYYALSATSDLKNANKDNASLQELASVFYEIGDVDMAYKLTQSAIEDALYCNVQFRTLLMSEVYSIINTVYLEREAKRKTELQVYLLCISLLSLFLIVAIIYVYKQMKKVSRIRGELYETSQKLAELNKDITETNEQLQERNSQLSESNHVKEEYIAHFFSLCSTYINKLENYRIILNKKATAKQFDEIYKILKSTTLVDNELEELYKNFDIIFLNLYPTFVKDFNALLIPEEQIVLKQNELLNTELRIFALIRLGITDSVKIAAFLRYSLSTIYNYRTRARNKAAVSRNDFEEMVMKIGLITLKS, from the coding sequence TTGTTTTTTACTTTTTTGCTTAGCTTTCCAACATTTGCTTTGGATAGCGAGGATGTTATTTTGGCTAAATTAAATGATGCGTTAAAAAATAAACAGCATTATGTAAAGCTCAAAGAAGAACGAATTTTAAACTTTAAGAAAATAAAATCTGAAGGTTTAACGCCAGAACAAGAATATAATTACAATAAAACACTATATCTCGAGTATCAGAAATTCAATTCGGATTCGGCGATTCGCTATGTGAAAAAGAATGTACGTATTGCAGAAACACTTCAGAATAAAGCACTTTTAAACTTGGCTCAATTGGAATTAGTAACGCTTTATTCTTCTTCTGGAAAATATCGAGAGTCTGAAGCGATCTTAAAAAGCATCAATAAGAAAGCTTTGTCTCCTGATTTAGTGCCAAATTATTACATTTCGTATAGAGAATTTTTTGAGCATTATGCCGCCAATAGTTATAATGAGGAATACCGTCAGCAAATTGCTAAATACCGCGATTCGCTTTTAATGGTTTTAAAGCCAAATACTTTAGATTATAAAATCAATAGGATTACGCAAGATATCTTTTTAAAAAAATACATCAACACCGAAAAGCAGCTAAAAGCTTTATTGAAAGTTACTAAAGAAGATAATCCACAATACGCGATGATTACTTATCTTTTAGCAAAAATATACGAAGCGACCAATAATCTTGAATTTCGAAAAATATATTATGCACTTTCTGCCACATCTGATCTGAAAAATGCAAATAAAGACAATGCTTCGTTGCAGGAATTAGCATCTGTTTTTTATGAAATTGGTGATGTTGATATGGCATATAAGCTCACGCAATCTGCAATTGAAGATGCACTTTACTGCAATGTACAGTTTAGGACGCTTTTAATGTCTGAGGTATATTCGATTATTAATACTGTTTATTTGGAGCGAGAAGCAAAACGAAAAACCGAATTGCAGGTTTATTTATTGTGTATCAGTTTGTTGTCTCTATTTTTGATTGTTGCGATAATTTACGTGTACAAACAAATGAAAAAGGTTTCTAGAATTCGGGGAGAATTGTATGAAACCAGTCAGAAATTAGCCGAATTAAACAAAGATATAACCGAAACCAATGAACAATTGCAGGAAAGAAACTCGCAATTGTCTGAATCAAACCATGTTAAGGAAGAATATATCGCGCATTTTTTTAGCCTTTGTTCGACTTACATCAATAAATTAGAGAATTATAGGATTATTTTAAATAAAAAAGCGACAGCAAAACAGTTTGATGAGATTTATAAAATTCTGAAATCAACTACTTTGGTGGATAATGAATTGGAAGAATTGTACAAAAACTTCGATATTATCTTTTTGAATCTGTATCCAACCTTTGTAAAAGATTTTAACGCGTTGCTAATTCCGGAAGAGCAAATTGTTTTAAAACAGAATGAATTGCTGAATACCGAATTAAGAATTTTTGCTTTAATCCGACTCGGAATTACAGACAGTGTTAAGATAGCGGCATTTCTTCGTTATTCTTTAAGCACAATTTACAATTACAGAACCAGAGCTCGAAATAAAGCGGCAGTTTCCCGAAATGATTTTGAAGAAATGGTCATGAAAATAGGTTTAATTACTTTGAAATCGTAA
- a CDS encoding EamA family transporter, which yields MKTTKYYTAAITAYTVWGFFSLVLRPIHDYQSLDILFFRVFSCSILMLLIAFLFKRSKIKETVGSFKALSSSEKKKAVLLNIGGSFFLMANWFTFIYVMNHVSVKATSLAYLVCPILTTLLAYFLLKEKLAKTQWLAVGLSILGCLLLSYADIMDMFYSIIIGLTYASYLVSQRINKGFDKFIVLTFHITLAALVLLPFYPAYSGPVPTEFKFYFCIETIAIAFTIIPLFLNLYALSGLPSSTVGMLLNINPMIAFMLAAFVFKEKISTLQIAAYSIIFIAVLVFNSHHIFAIRQKYILSSKDSQ from the coding sequence GTGAAAACAACAAAATATTATACAGCAGCGATTACCGCTTATACGGTCTGGGGGTTTTTCAGTTTGGTTTTAAGACCAATTCATGATTATCAATCCTTAGATATTTTATTTTTTAGAGTTTTCAGCTGCAGTATTTTAATGCTGTTGATTGCTTTTCTTTTCAAAAGAAGCAAAATAAAAGAAACCGTGGGGAGTTTCAAAGCGCTTTCTTCTTCAGAAAAGAAGAAAGCAGTTTTGCTTAACATTGGCGGAAGCTTCTTTTTAATGGCCAATTGGTTCACTTTTATTTATGTAATGAATCATGTAAGCGTTAAGGCGACTTCTCTGGCTTATTTGGTTTGCCCGATTTTGACCACTTTATTGGCCTATTTTTTATTGAAAGAAAAACTTGCCAAAACACAATGGCTCGCTGTTGGACTAAGTATTTTGGGCTGTCTGTTGCTTTCTTATGCAGATATTATGGATATGTTTTACAGCATCATAATCGGATTGACTTATGCCTCATATTTGGTAAGCCAAAGAATCAATAAAGGTTTCGATAAATTCATTGTGCTAACATTTCATATTACTTTGGCAGCGTTGGTTTTATTACCTTTTTATCCAGCTTACAGCGGACCAGTTCCAACAGAATTCAAGTTTTATTTCTGTATCGAAACGATTGCGATTGCCTTTACGATAATTCCGTTATTTCTGAATTTGTATGCGCTTTCAGGACTTCCGTCTTCAACTGTTGGGATGTTATTGAATATTAATCCAATGATTGCTTTTATGTTGGCTGCGTTTGTTTTCAAAGAGAAAATAAGCACTTTGCAGATTGCAGCTTACAGCATAATTTTTATAGCGGTGTTAGTTTTTAATTCACATCATATTTTTGCGATAAGACAAAAATACATCCTGTCGTCTAAAGATTCTCAATAG
- a CDS encoding SDR family oxidoreductase — protein sequence MKTIKNKTALVTGASSGIGEAFAYELAKQGVNLILTARSKDKLNLLAKKIAAAYQVKVNVFEGDLVKKETPQQLYESIKQAGLSVDLLVNNAGFGKWTNFLDETMEDYEEMVEININALVKLSYLVLPDMIKKKDCGIINVASTGALQPCPYVAAYCASKSFVLNFSEALYGEYNHKGVTITSLCPGNTTTGFQAVAKANTKGMAADTPETVAKQGIQALLKNKSFKIVGRMNYVQSFLPRFLPRKIMIKVVSGMMNSKVNG from the coding sequence ATGAAAACAATAAAAAACAAAACAGCACTGGTTACAGGTGCGTCATCTGGAATTGGAGAAGCTTTTGCTTATGAATTGGCTAAACAAGGCGTAAATCTTATTTTAACTGCAAGATCAAAAGATAAACTAAATCTCTTAGCCAAAAAAATCGCTGCAGCATATCAAGTTAAAGTAAATGTTTTTGAAGGCGATCTTGTTAAAAAAGAAACACCACAGCAATTGTATGAAAGCATAAAACAAGCAGGTCTTTCTGTCGATTTGCTAGTTAATAATGCGGGTTTTGGAAAATGGACCAATTTTCTTGATGAGACAATGGAAGATTATGAAGAAATGGTAGAAATCAATATTAATGCTCTCGTTAAACTATCTTACTTGGTGCTTCCAGACATGATAAAGAAGAAAGATTGCGGCATTATTAATGTTGCTTCTACTGGAGCGTTGCAGCCTTGTCCATATGTTGCAGCATATTGTGCTAGTAAATCTTTTGTGCTTAATTTTTCGGAAGCGTTATATGGAGAGTATAATCATAAAGGTGTTACCATTACTTCACTTTGCCCAGGCAATACCACAACAGGTTTTCAAGCAGTTGCAAAAGCCAATACCAAAGGAATGGCGGCTGATACTCCAGAAACAGTTGCAAAACAAGGAATACAGGCATTGCTTAAAAATAAAAGCTTTAAAATTGTTGGAAGAATGAATTATGTTCAATCTTTTTTGCCGAGATTTCTTCCTAGAAAAATCATGATAAAAGTGGTGAGCGGTATGATGAATAGTAAAGTTAATGGCTGA
- a CDS encoding acyl-CoA dehydrogenase — protein MQNTKLQAFTPLFYLVWSDDLLTQKEFTTLKEFINSLNVLSPDEKEYLLSKVDISNPPSRNELTQWKSDIEKSIQDKSSIKSIFDIAKALSGSDLDLTPIESDFKKLENDLGILGEEALQNFKTKADSFTANSQTTNNFDIQKITELLDGKEAPIIKRVKSIISRPEFAYETSTDINVFRQTVYNWCKILAEENLGNMAYPKEYGGGGSVEDYFAIMETLSYHDLSLVIKFGVQFGLWGMSVQSLGTEKHYAKYLKDIGSLKLPGCFAMTETHHGSNVKGLETRATYNHDNQTFTIHTPNKNAQKEYIGNAAVHGQMATVFAKLIIDDHDYGVNAFVVPLRDPNGNVLNGVTIGDCGHKMGLNGVDNGTISFDNVVIPKDNMLDRFASVNEKGEFESAIPSDNRRFFTMLGTLVGGRIGIPRSALAAAKSGLTIAIRYSDQRRQFGPEGGSEVPILNYRMHQRRLLPNLAKTYAVHFALQYLTNRFLNRTEAEMQEIEALAAGLKSYSTWSTRDILQECREACGGKGYLSENRIDALKNDTEIYTTFEGDNTVLMQLVAKNRLSEFRKSFGEMGSLGIINYVYENAKTALAEKNPIATRRTEEEHLLDSEFHHQAFVHREKTILASAARRIKKLVDGGLEAYDAFNVVQHQMIDVAQAYLERIVLEQFQEALKAIKDENSKQILTKLYQLFALSQIEKNKGWYLEDGYMEAVKTKAIRKMVNQLCWDIRPDAVALVNAFDIPESCLSAPIARK, from the coding sequence ATGCAAAATACCAAACTTCAAGCCTTTACTCCGTTATTTTATCTAGTGTGGTCAGATGATTTACTGACACAGAAAGAATTTACAACTTTAAAAGAGTTTATAAATTCCTTAAATGTTTTATCTCCAGACGAAAAAGAATATTTGCTTTCTAAAGTAGATATTTCAAATCCGCCTTCGCGAAATGAACTCACACAATGGAAATCGGATATTGAAAAAAGCATTCAGGATAAATCTTCTATAAAATCAATTTTTGATATTGCAAAAGCGCTTTCTGGAAGTGATTTGGATTTAACCCCAATTGAATCTGATTTTAAAAAACTCGAAAATGATTTAGGAATTTTAGGCGAAGAAGCGCTTCAGAATTTCAAAACAAAAGCAGATTCGTTTACGGCGAATTCTCAAACGACAAACAATTTTGATATTCAAAAAATAACCGAATTGTTGGATGGAAAAGAAGCGCCAATCATAAAAAGAGTAAAATCAATTATTTCCCGACCTGAATTTGCTTATGAAACTTCGACAGATATCAATGTTTTTCGCCAAACGGTTTACAATTGGTGCAAAATTTTAGCAGAAGAAAACCTCGGAAATATGGCGTATCCGAAAGAATATGGCGGAGGTGGAAGCGTAGAGGATTATTTTGCGATTATGGAAACGCTGAGTTATCACGATTTAAGTTTGGTAATTAAATTTGGAGTGCAATTTGGACTTTGGGGAATGAGCGTTCAGTCACTTGGAACCGAAAAACATTATGCAAAATATCTAAAAGACATTGGTTCACTAAAACTCCCGGGTTGTTTTGCGATGACCGAAACCCATCACGGATCAAACGTAAAAGGTTTAGAAACGAGGGCAACTTATAATCACGACAATCAGACTTTTACGATTCATACGCCCAATAAAAACGCGCAGAAAGAATATATTGGCAACGCGGCAGTTCACGGCCAAATGGCGACTGTTTTTGCCAAATTAATTATTGACGATCACGATTATGGCGTAAATGCATTCGTGGTTCCGTTGCGTGATCCAAATGGAAATGTTTTAAACGGAGTAACCATTGGTGATTGTGGCCATAAAATGGGTTTAAATGGCGTTGATAACGGAACAATCAGTTTTGACAATGTCGTAATTCCGAAGGACAATATGCTCGATCGTTTTGCTTCTGTAAACGAAAAGGGCGAATTCGAAAGTGCGATTCCAAGTGATAATCGTAGATTTTTTACGATGTTGGGAACTTTGGTAGGAGGAAGAATCGGAATTCCGAGATCAGCTTTGGCAGCAGCCAAATCAGGATTGACCATTGCCATTCGCTACAGCGATCAAAGAAGACAATTTGGACCAGAAGGCGGATCTGAAGTTCCAATTCTAAATTACAGAATGCATCAGCGAAGATTATTGCCAAATCTAGCGAAGACTTATGCGGTTCATTTTGCGCTTCAATATTTGACCAATAGATTTTTGAACAGAACCGAAGCTGAAATGCAAGAAATCGAAGCTTTGGCTGCAGGATTAAAATCATATTCTACTTGGAGCACAAGAGATATTCTGCAAGAATGTCGCGAAGCTTGTGGCGGAAAAGGATATTTATCTGAAAACCGAATTGACGCTTTAAAAAATGACACCGAAATTTATACGACTTTTGAAGGCGATAATACGGTTTTGATGCAATTAGTGGCAAAAAATCGTTTGTCAGAATTCAGAAAATCTTTTGGCGAAATGGGTTCGCTCGGCATCATCAATTATGTGTATGAAAATGCCAAAACGGCGCTTGCGGAGAAAAACCCAATCGCAACCCGAAGAACGGAGGAAGAGCATTTATTGGATTCAGAATTCCATCATCAAGCTTTTGTTCATAGAGAAAAAACAATTTTGGCTTCGGCGGCGCGACGCATTAAAAAATTAGTTGACGGCGGTTTAGAAGCTTATGATGCCTTTAATGTGGTGCAACATCAAATGATTGATGTGGCTCAGGCTTATTTGGAACGAATTGTTTTAGAGCAATTCCAAGAAGCTTTAAAGGCGATTAAAGATGAAAATTCGAAACAAATATTGACCAAACTATATCAATTATTTGCGCTTTCGCAGATCGAAAAAAACAAAGGCTGGTATCTTGAAGATGGCTATATGGAAGCCGTTAAAACAAAAGCCATACGAAAAATGGTCAATCAATTGTGTTGGGATATTCGTCCTGACGCTGTGGCATTGGTAAATGCTTTTGATATTCCAGAAAGCTGTCTTTCGGCACCAATTGCAAGAAAATAA
- a CDS encoding bestrophin family protein — translation MLLKKRIPMKYVLGKIKVEIVLVLAYTILFEIFHYYFINLPVDIPIAIPTMIGTIISLLLAFKSNQAYDRWWEARIVWGGIVNDSRTLIRQVLTFYKDPDFSVEASEFKENFAKRQIAWCYSLGQALRNKDAVKPLEGLMSEEEVKYIKNHQNIPNAILLLHGRDLRNAKNDKRFNKYQQVEIDNTVTRLCDGMGKCERIKNTIFPTTYSMYIRLMLWLFIMLLPFGLTSVLSWFAIPLITAIGAVFFLIERMAIHLQDPFENRATDTPVTAIANTIEKNIKQMLNEYQSEFDILKEFELNEEPKKADKDAYYVL, via the coding sequence ATGTTATTAAAGAAAAGAATACCAATGAAGTACGTTCTCGGGAAAATTAAAGTAGAAATTGTACTTGTATTAGCTTACACGATTTTATTTGAGATTTTTCATTATTATTTCATCAACTTGCCCGTAGATATTCCGATTGCAATTCCAACAATGATTGGAACAATTATATCACTGCTGTTGGCTTTTAAGTCAAATCAGGCATATGATAGATGGTGGGAAGCCAGAATTGTGTGGGGCGGAATTGTAAACGATTCTAGAACATTAATTCGTCAAGTTTTGACGTTTTATAAAGACCCAGATTTTTCTGTTGAAGCAAGTGAATTCAAAGAAAATTTTGCAAAAAGACAAATTGCTTGGTGTTATAGTCTAGGACAAGCACTTCGAAATAAAGATGCCGTAAAACCACTTGAAGGATTGATGAGTGAAGAGGAAGTTAAATACATCAAAAATCATCAAAATATCCCGAATGCAATTTTACTGTTGCACGGCCGAGATTTGCGAAATGCTAAAAACGATAAGCGATTCAATAAGTATCAGCAGGTTGAAATAGACAATACTGTAACGCGATTGTGTGACGGAATGGGTAAATGCGAAAGAATTAAAAACACCATTTTCCCAACGACTTATAGCATGTACATAAGATTGATGTTATGGTTGTTCATCATGTTGTTGCCATTTGGACTCACAAGTGTATTAAGCTGGTTTGCAATTCCGCTGATTACGGCAATTGGTGCTGTATTCTTTTTAATTGAAAGAATGGCAATTCATTTGCAGGATCCGTTTGAAAACAGAGCTACAGATACTCCAGTGACAGCAATTGCAAACACCATTGAAAAAAATATCAAGCAAATGCTAAACGAATACCAAAGCGAATTTGATATTCTGAAAGAATTTGAATTAAACGAAGAACCTAAAAAGGCAGATAAAGATGCCTACTATGTTTTATAA
- a CDS encoding PLP-dependent aminotransferase family protein, which produces MKSSNYLYLQFADVIEKQIKSGLLNVGDKLPSIREVCAETGYSMSTVSKAYYEVESRSLIESRPQSGYYVSNISARAIAEPSASKPILKVENIDREDLLDLVYGDMRKKDITMLSLGFPSNELLPIAKLNKGMVQAMRQLPNSGTSYEEVQGNNNLRKEIARWSFTWGGSLTEDDIITTPGCISAISDCLLTLTKPGDTIITESPIYFGILQLARSLGLYVMELPTNMTTGIELEAVKKTLKTNKVKACVLMSNFSNPSGSMMPSEHKKEIVRLMDFYNVPLIEDDIHGDLYFGASRPTNCKTYDESGIVLCCSSVSKTLAPGYRVGWVSPGKFKKEILRTKLYHTISSPTITHEVVGDFLKNGRYENHLRKIRQILNRNCNNYINTVLESFPAGTKVSQPQGGFFLWVELDKKIDTAAFYHLAMKHNISIAPGRIFSFQDQFSNCMRLSFGLPWTNELRQSIQTLGNLLKKYSL; this is translated from the coding sequence ATGAAAAGTTCCAATTACTTGTATTTACAGTTTGCAGATGTTATTGAAAAACAAATAAAATCTGGTCTTTTGAATGTTGGCGACAAATTACCCTCAATTAGAGAAGTCTGCGCAGAAACGGGCTACAGCATGAGCACCGTTAGCAAAGCTTATTATGAAGTAGAAAGCAGATCGCTGATTGAATCGCGCCCGCAATCTGGATATTATGTGAGTAATATTTCTGCTCGAGCTATCGCTGAACCTTCTGCGAGCAAGCCAATATTAAAAGTCGAAAATATCGATCGAGAAGATTTACTTGATTTGGTTTACGGCGACATGCGCAAAAAAGACATTACAATGTTGTCACTTGGTTTTCCTTCTAATGAATTGCTTCCAATTGCAAAATTAAACAAAGGAATGGTGCAGGCCATGCGCCAATTGCCAAATAGCGGTACAAGTTATGAGGAAGTTCAAGGAAACAACAATTTAAGAAAAGAAATTGCTCGCTGGTCTTTTACTTGGGGCGGTTCGTTGACTGAAGATGATATTATTACAACTCCAGGCTGCATTTCTGCAATTTCAGATTGTTTGTTGACGCTGACAAAACCAGGTGACACTATTATTACCGAAAGTCCGATTTATTTTGGAATTCTGCAATTAGCCAGATCTTTAGGATTATATGTAATGGAACTTCCAACCAATATGACAACAGGAATTGAGTTGGAAGCAGTAAAAAAAACGCTTAAAACAAATAAAGTAAAAGCCTGTGTTTTAATGAGCAATTTCAGCAATCCGTCTGGAAGTATGATGCCGAGCGAACACAAAAAAGAAATTGTAAGATTAATGGATTTCTACAATGTTCCGCTTATTGAAGATGATATTCACGGCGATTTGTATTTTGGCGCAAGCCGACCAACAAATTGTAAAACTTATGATGAAAGTGGCATCGTATTATGTTGCAGTTCGGTTTCTAAAACATTGGCGCCCGGATATCGTGTTGGCTGGGTTTCTCCAGGGAAATTCAAAAAAGAAATATTGCGAACTAAATTGTATCATACCATCTCCTCGCCTACTATTACACATGAAGTTGTGGGCGATTTCCTGAAAAATGGACGTTATGAAAATCATCTCCGAAAAATTCGTCAGATTTTAAATCGGAACTGCAATAATTACATTAATACCGTTTTGGAATCTTTTCCCGCAGGAACAAAAGTCAGCCAGCCTCAAGGCGGATTTTTCCTTTGGGTTGAATTGGATAAAAAAATTGATACTGCCGCGTTTTATCATTTGGCAATGAAACACAATATTAGTATTGCGCCGGGCAGGATTTTCTCGTTTCAGGATCAATTTTCAAACTGTATGCGTTTGAGTTTTGGACTTCCTTGGACAAATGAGTTGCGACAATCGATTCAAACTTTAGGGAATTTGCTTAAAAAATATTCGCTTTAA